The Shewanella zhangzhouensis genome has a window encoding:
- the carA gene encoding glutamine-hydrolyzing carbamoyl-phosphate synthase small subunit → MTKSALLVLEDGTLFSGTAIGADGIAVGEVVFNTSMTGYQEILTDPSYSRQIVTLTYPHIGNTGTNDEDTESSAVHACGLIIRDLPLIASSFRSTQSLSDYLKANNVVGIADIDTRKLTRILREKGAQAGCILVGDLDSDKALAAAKAFPGLKGMDLAKEVTTAERYQWRSGSWRLEGGLPSDTPESELKFKVVAYDYGVKTNILRMLVDRGCDVTVVPAKTPASEVLAMNPDGVFLSNGPGDPEPCDYAIAAIQEILKTDIPVFGICLGHQLLGLASGAKTLKMKFGHHGANHPVGDVEKGTVMITSQNHGFAVDEATLPANLKVTHKSLFDGSLQGIHRTDKPAFSFQGHPEASPGPHDCAPLFDHFIELIEEYRKNAK, encoded by the coding sequence TTGACAAAGTCTGCCTTACTCGTACTCGAAGATGGAACCCTGTTCTCAGGCACTGCAATCGGTGCTGATGGAATTGCTGTCGGAGAAGTCGTTTTTAACACTTCCATGACAGGCTATCAAGAGATATTGACGGATCCCTCTTATTCCCGCCAGATAGTCACACTGACTTATCCGCACATCGGTAATACAGGTACCAACGATGAAGACACTGAATCCAGTGCTGTTCATGCCTGTGGTCTCATCATTCGCGATCTTCCTTTAATCGCCAGCAGTTTCCGTTCCACCCAATCCTTAAGCGATTACCTGAAAGCCAACAACGTGGTGGGTATCGCCGACATCGACACCCGCAAGTTGACCCGTATTCTGCGTGAAAAGGGTGCTCAGGCCGGTTGTATTCTGGTGGGTGACCTGGACAGCGACAAGGCACTGGCTGCGGCCAAAGCCTTCCCTGGTTTGAAAGGCATGGATCTGGCGAAAGAAGTGACCACCGCCGAGCGCTACCAATGGCGCAGTGGCAGCTGGCGTCTGGAAGGCGGTCTGCCTTCAGATACCCCAGAATCTGAACTCAAGTTCAAAGTGGTTGCCTACGATTACGGCGTGAAAACCAACATCCTGCGCATGTTGGTAGACCGTGGTTGTGACGTGACTGTCGTGCCTGCCAAGACACCAGCCAGCGAAGTGCTGGCCATGAATCCGGACGGTGTATTCCTGTCAAACGGCCCTGGTGACCCAGAGCCATGTGACTATGCCATTGCCGCCATTCAGGAAATCCTCAAGACAGACATTCCTGTATTCGGTATCTGTCTGGGTCATCAGCTGCTTGGCCTCGCCAGCGGTGCCAAGACCCTGAAAATGAAGTTTGGCCACCACGGTGCCAACCACCCTGTGGGTGATGTGGAAAAGGGCACTGTGATGATCACCAGCCAGAACCATGGCTTTGCGGTTGATGAGGCGACTCTGCCTGCCAACCTTAAGGTGACCCACAAGTCACTGTTCGATGGTTCTTTGCAGGGCATTCATCGCACCGACAAGCCTGCGTTCAGCTTCCAGGGTCACCCTGAAGCCAGCCCAGGTCCACACGACTGTGCCCCGCTGTTCGACCATTTCATCGAACTGATTGAAGAGTATCGCAAGAACGCCAAGTAA
- the dapB gene encoding 4-hydroxy-tetrahydrodipicolinate reductase — protein sequence MTGQVRVAVIGASGRMGRALLEACDNHDGIVLGAAIERAGSTLVGVDAGEMAGIGHLGLALVDNLDVVAEKFDVLIDFTSPEGTLANLEWCARQGKAIVIGTTGFNHAQKEQVVAFAEETPVVMAPNMSVGVNLMWKLLELAAKVMGDYTDIEIIEGHHRHKKDAPSGTALKMGEVIAQALGRDLEKVAVYGREGITGERERDTIGFATIRAGDLVGEHTAMFADIGERLEITHKASSRMTFANGAMRAAKWLAEQKPGLYDMQQVLGLN from the coding sequence ATGACAGGACAAGTAAGGGTAGCCGTAATTGGTGCCAGCGGTCGTATGGGCCGTGCACTGCTTGAAGCTTGTGACAATCATGACGGCATCGTCCTTGGTGCCGCCATTGAGCGTGCCGGTTCGACCCTGGTTGGCGTCGACGCCGGTGAAATGGCTGGCATTGGCCACCTTGGTTTGGCACTGGTCGATAATCTTGATGTGGTTGCCGAGAAGTTTGATGTACTTATCGACTTCACTTCACCGGAAGGCACCTTGGCCAATCTCGAATGGTGTGCCCGGCAAGGAAAGGCGATAGTGATTGGTACCACCGGCTTTAACCATGCTCAAAAAGAGCAGGTAGTGGCTTTTGCCGAAGAAACGCCTGTGGTCATGGCGCCCAACATGTCTGTGGGTGTAAACCTGATGTGGAAGCTGCTGGAACTGGCGGCCAAAGTCATGGGTGATTACACCGATATCGAAATCATCGAAGGGCACCACAGACACAAGAAAGACGCGCCCTCCGGTACCGCACTCAAGATGGGTGAAGTGATTGCCCAGGCTCTGGGGCGCGATCTGGAAAAAGTGGCCGTCTATGGCCGTGAAGGCATTACCGGTGAGCGCGAACGCGACACTATTGGTTTTGCTACCATCCGCGCCGGCGATCTGGTGGGTGAGCACACCGCCATGTTTGCCGATATCGGTGAGCGACTGGAAATTACCCATAAAGCATCCAGCCGTATGACCTTTGCCAATGGCGCCATGCGTGCCGCCAAATGGCTTGCTGAACAAAAACCTGGTCTTTACGACATGCAACAGGTGTTGGGACTCAATTGA
- a CDS encoding FKBP-type peptidyl-prolyl cis-trans isomerase, with the protein MSDKFSTVELQASYGVGRQLGEQLAANSFEGLDIPAVQAGLADAFDGKESAVSMQELQIAFTEISRRLQKAQEEAAEASIAEGEQFLADNAKRDGVFVTESGLQYEILTEGNGDKPTYESTVRTHYHGSFISGDVFDSSVLRGQPAEFPVSGVIAGWTEALQLMNVGAKYKLYVPFHLAYGERGAGASIPPYSTLIFEVELLDIV; encoded by the coding sequence ATGTCTGATAAATTCAGCACTGTTGAGCTGCAGGCGAGCTACGGCGTAGGCCGTCAGCTGGGCGAGCAGCTGGCTGCCAACTCCTTTGAAGGTCTGGATATTCCAGCCGTACAGGCCGGTTTGGCCGATGCATTCGATGGTAAAGAAAGCGCCGTTTCCATGCAGGAACTGCAAATCGCTTTCACCGAAATCAGCCGCCGCCTGCAAAAAGCGCAGGAAGAGGCCGCCGAAGCTTCTATCGCCGAAGGCGAGCAGTTTCTGGCTGACAACGCCAAGCGTGACGGCGTGTTTGTGACCGAATCCGGTCTGCAGTACGAAATTCTGACCGAAGGTAATGGCGACAAGCCAACCTACGAGTCAACTGTACGTACTCACTACCATGGCTCTTTCATCAGCGGTGATGTGTTCGACAGTTCTGTTCTGCGCGGTCAGCCTGCCGAGTTCCCGGTTTCAGGCGTTATCGCCGGTTGGACCGAAGCACTGCAACTGATGAATGTTGGTGCCAAGTACAAGCTGTACGTGCCTTTCCACCTGGCCTATGGCGAGCGTGGTGCCGGTGCCTCTATTCCTCCATACTCAACCCTGATCTTTGAGGTTGAGCTGCTGGATATCGTTTGA
- a CDS encoding M48 family metallopeptidase: MKKLLAPLVLIGLVSGCVTTQSPTGRSQTLLFSAAEMNQLGAASFEEMKKQQKISKDTKLNAYVSCVAMRVTAALPDQTQGWEVVVFDSPQVNAFALPGGHIGVYSGLLKVAENQDQLAVVLGHEVAHVLAQHSNEQVSRTQLTNTGLQLADVALGAGGVSNRNLYMAALGLGTQVGYILPYGRAQESEADVMGLELMARAGFDPRAGTLLWQNMAKAGGDQGPELLSTHPSHGTRIAELARLEQKVMPLYETARASGVKNCQITK; the protein is encoded by the coding sequence ATGAAAAAACTACTTGCTCCCCTGGTGTTGATCGGCCTGGTGAGTGGCTGTGTCACTACCCAATCTCCCACGGGGCGCAGCCAAACCTTATTGTTTTCGGCCGCAGAAATGAACCAGCTGGGCGCTGCCTCTTTTGAGGAAATGAAGAAACAGCAAAAAATCAGCAAAGACACCAAACTCAACGCCTATGTTTCCTGCGTTGCCATGCGGGTGACAGCGGCCCTGCCGGATCAGACTCAGGGATGGGAAGTGGTGGTGTTTGATTCGCCGCAGGTGAATGCCTTTGCGTTGCCGGGTGGCCACATTGGGGTGTATTCCGGCTTGCTGAAAGTCGCCGAAAACCAGGACCAACTGGCGGTGGTACTGGGTCATGAAGTGGCCCACGTGCTGGCGCAGCACAGCAACGAGCAGGTATCCCGCACTCAGCTGACCAACACCGGCTTGCAACTGGCCGATGTGGCACTGGGGGCCGGCGGCGTGTCCAATCGTAACCTCTATATGGCCGCACTCGGCCTTGGCACTCAGGTGGGCTACATACTGCCCTACGGCAGGGCTCAGGAATCTGAAGCCGATGTCATGGGGCTTGAGCTGATGGCTCGCGCCGGATTCGATCCCCGAGCCGGTACTCTGCTGTGGCAAAACATGGCCAAAGCCGGAGGTGACCAGGGGCCAGAGCTCTTGTCTACCCACCCATCCCACGGGACCCGAATTGCGGAATTGGCCCGGCTGGAACAAAAAGTAATGCCACTTTACGAGACAGCCAGGGCCTCCGGTGTGAAGAACTGTCAAATTACTAAATAA